GGAGCAACTGCAATTAAGTATCCATTTCGGATTCCATTTTTCGCTTTTTCCCGTAGAGAATCCCAATCGCAAACAGGTTTTCGGTCTGTCAATTCTTTTGCATTCTCATTTATCGTATCAATTGGAAGAATTCCGTTATTCCAATTTGAACCCGCAAAATTAGGATAAGTTCCCTTCTCTTCACCAAGTTCTATCGATGCTAAAATCGTATTGTAGGACATCTGTTCCATGACCTCATCGATTTTCTGATAGTGTTCTGGAGTTCCAAAATGAATAGCATGTTCTGCTAAAAATTGAGCTTCTCCCATCACACCTAAACCAATTGGACGATAAGATAAATTACTATGTTTTGCACTCTCAATCGGATAGTAATTTGCATCAATTACAGAATCAAGCATTCTCACAGCAATAGGTGCAACTCTCTCAAAATCCTCTTTCGTATTGATTTTTGAAAGATTTATACTTGCTAAATTACAAACGGCTGTATTTCCTGCATTCTGCTTGACATTTTCGGAAATAAAATTGTTCTCAACTTCGTATTCTGCGGGACTTGTGTTCTGAAAAATTTCCAAACAATTTCCTGTTACAACTCCATCAAAAACGACTGTGTGGCTCTCTTCATCAGAAGTTAAATCATAAACAGATTCTCGACCCATAAATTCAATTTCTCGAATCTTTGTTGTCCATTTTTCAGGCTTTCGACTCCATTTACCACTTTTGACTTCTTCTCGTTTTTTAATAATAGAATCACACTTTTCATTTTTATCGTCATTCTCAAAACCAATAATTCCTCTAAAAATAATTGCATTATCTCCGTTTGAGTCAAGTCGATATTGCTGTTTTGTATCGTATTCTTTATATCCACCTTTTCCATCAGGCAAAACTCGATTTGAATCACTTTTAGTATAAATTCGACCTCGAATTCCAACCATGCTTAAAAGCACTCGAATATCTTGTAAAAACTCATTTGAGATTGAAGTCAATTGAATTACCATTGACGGAATTCCATCGTTTTTAATCTCATTTATAGTTCCGTCAGTTGTGTAAATTCCTCTAAGATATTCAATAATTGTCTCTTTTGACGACTGGAAAATAATATCAGGAACTCTTAATTTTGTCTCTTTTTTGAAACCATATTTTGAAAGAACTCTAGCTAGTCTCCGAGAATGAAGTCTTCTTTTTTGACTATTTCCTGCATTTTTCTGTTTATGAAAATGTGGCATTCTATGATTAGAATCTCCAATTAAATTATGAACAATTTTCTCAACTCTTTTAGCAAGGTGAATGCTTTTGTCGTAAAGATCAATATAAACTATTTCATGAACATTTTCTAAATCTCTCTTATCGACTGAATAAGTTCCATCTCCTGCAATTAATCCCATGACAAAAGCCAAATCAGGATTATGGAATTTTCCAAAAGAAGTCTCTTGTTTATGAATAAAAATAGTTTCACTTTTGTCCATTTCCAAAAGAGATTTTTTCTCAATTCCATTTTCAGTAACAATTGGAAATTCGTGATAGCCTGTGCATTTGACAATTGCCCCATCATTCATTGTTACTTTATAAACATCTTCTTCTTCTGAAGTTTGAACCATTCTATGCATTGGTGTTTCTAAAATTGTTTCACCATCTTTTAGCATTCTTCCATCAATTGCAATTTTTGGATTTTCACCAGAATCGGCGAGTAAATCAGCACGAATATATCCATTTTCCGTTAGGACTCGTGTATCTCCAGTAACACATAGATTAGAACTTCTTATGTTTCCGACATGAGAATTTTGATTTCTTCGATTTGATTCATCTTTCCAAGCTAAAAACGGAACACCTGTCTCATATTTCGTTAGAAGAATTTTTTTCCAAACTTCTCTTGCTGAAACACTCTTTTTTCTAATTCTATTAGACTTTTCATATTCCAAATATGCTGTTTTGAATTCGTCTCCACTTTTTTCGATGAGGTCTCGGCACTCATACGGATCAAGAAGTGTCCATTTTCCACCATTTTGTACTCTTTCCATAAACAAATCAGGAATCCAAAGAGTAGTGAAAAGATCATGAGTTCGTCGTCGTTCTTCACCAGAATTCTTTTTTAAATCAATAAAATCGTCTAAATCCCAATGCCAAATCTGGATATAAGTATTTATGGAAGCTCGACGACTTCCCAATTGGTCTACGGCTACTGCGACATCATTCAGTGGTTTTAAAAACGGGATTAAGCCTCCACTTGCTCCAGCAACTCCACGGATTGCCGAACCCTCTCCACGAATTTCTGAAAAATCCCAACCAATTCCACCACCAAATTTTGACAGAATTGCCATATCTTTATATCCGTCAAAAATTGATTCGATATTGTCCGAAGCAACTCCAACGAAACAGTTATGAACATTTACATTTGAAACAGAATATGAATTATCATCTTCAACTTCAATATTAAATACTTCATTAGAAACAACTTCTGTTTTGATAGATTTGATTGTCATAAAATAGTTTTCATCATTCCAAAAATATCTTAAAACTGAATTTTGAGTT
This genomic window from Thiovulum sp. ES contains:
- a CDS encoding ribonucleotide reductase, alpha subunit (PFAM: Ribonucleotide reductase, all-alpha domain; ATP cone domain; Ribonucleotide reductase, barrel domain~TIGRFAM: intein N-terminal splicing region), which codes for MRIQKRDGRLEDFRIEKVDKQLQDAVNGFDYDYSSIENEILNSVRDKMSSEDIQKLLIQSALNKTDVDAPNWSFVASKLFLNDLYHKIGKKFDSIKGKPYSHTLKEYIEYGIHINKIIPNLADGYDLDELNSYLKPERDRQFTFMGIRTLYDRYLIRDEDNTPFELPQHLFMGVAMYLAKDENEKMVWVKKYYDIISKFEVMVATPTLSNARTNHNQLSSCFLKGTPVRTAFGFKDIDKLEIGDEVLTHKNRFRKVTELFKRNFNGSLYKLEINGLLDSLSATEEHPILAMKKDEISCIRKRSYCINNQGKKNDCFKLEGEYKDNCELLEKKFTSEWLAIMNLEENDFVSVSFSKEIHSKNSFNIQDVIALKEMIVLDGFIQYKRTNCSLIHESRSFLNQQVNPVKNRIDLNEKFMLLIGYFLAEGHISKDIDSIYFTFGTKEQNYINETILIIEEVFGYKPYTKENLDNSTNVIVSNKIIANLFYELTGTGFNKKQLSDILLFAEPKVQESILIGVFRGDACAISEGLQLTLANKKLIQQLFEISLRVGLSPYMKELGMKELGMNKLSTVPPFILKIGSRNDLEFIKKVDKNIHKINLEPTQNSVLRYFWNDENYFMTIKSIKTEVVSNEVFNIEVEDDNSYSVSNVNVHNCFVGVASDNIESIFDGYKDMAILSKFGGGIGWDFSEIRGEGSAIRGVAGASGGLIPFLKPLNDVAVAVDQLGSRRASINTYIQIWHWDLDDFIDLKKNSGEERRRTHDLFTTLWIPDLFMERVQNGGKWTLLDPYECRDLIEKSGDEFKTAYLEYEKSNRIRKKSVSAREVWKKILLTKYETGVPFLAWKDESNRRNQNSHVGNIRSSNLCVTGDTRVLTENGYIRADLLADSGENPKIAIDGRMLKDGETILETPMHRMVQTSEEEDVYKVTMNDGAIVKCTGYHEFPIVTENGIEKKSLLEMDKSETIFIHKQETSFGKFHNPDLAFVMGLIAGDGTYSVDKRDLENVHEIVYIDLYDKSIHLAKRVEKIVHNLIGDSNHRMPHFHKQKNAGNSQKRRLHSRRLARVLSKYGFKKETKLRVPDIIFQSSKETIIEYLRGIYTTDGTINEIKNDGIPSMVIQLTSISNEFLQDIRVLLSMVGIRGRIYTKSDSNRVLPDGKGGYKEYDTKQQYRLDSNGDNAIIFRGIIGFENDDKNEKCDSIIKKREEVKSGKWSRKPEKWTTKIREIEFMGRESVYDLTSDEESHTVVFDGVVTGNCLEIFQNTSPAEYEVENNFISENVKQNAGNTAVCNLASINLSKINTKEDFERVAPIAVRMLDSVIDANYYPIESAKHSNLSYRPIGLGVMGEAQFLAEHAIHFGTPEHYQKIDEVMEQMSYNTILASIELGEEKGTYPNFAGSNWNNGILPIDTINENAKELTDRKPVCDWDSLREKAKNGIRNGYLIAVAPTSSISILSGTSQAIEPIYKRKWSEENLSGMFPVTAPNLNLDTWHYYRNAYEVEQLDIIRAGAVRQKWIDQGQSLNIFVNPDEITGGKLHQIYMLAWKLGLKSTYYIRSKSPEVIDRDDECLACQ